GGCCTAGAAACGAAACAATTATTCACTCAGTTCGATTTCATCCCATTTTCCAGTGGCGCTTCCAATATAAAATGACCCTTTTAAAACCTTACACCTATTTTTGCTCTGAATATAAAGCAGTTGAACAAAACGACTTGAAATTTCTGATACAAGTGATAGGAAAGTCTATTCACATTTTCATGTACAAGCCCCTTATTGACGATTGATGCTTAATAGTTTTCATACGTAGCAATTACACCTTGTTGATTAACGCTCGTTGATGATTTCTGGGTTAATGCAGCACCATTTATAACCAGTACGAAGAGAAAGTAAGGAGCTCTTCTCTTCTTGTCCAGACGGACGGATACATTgctagaaaaaagaaatgcttACTCCGAAGTCTCGATCTTCTGCCACTTTATTACGActcacttttttgtttttagaatAAGAGAGAGCGAAAGGGGGGCTGGAGAGAAAAGGGGAAAGTATAAATGTTCTTGTTCGAGGTGATATTCTTTCGAGTGAATTCAACAGCTTCGGACGCATCGTGTGACTCTTGGTCGATCGTGTGTTCGTTTGTGCTTATTGTTCTTCCCAAAAATGATGTTTTCGACGAGTCGTGCAGTTGGGAGTGTCGAAAAAGTGGGCTTTTCGTAAAGTACATTGAATATTTCGATGCTGCcgatttgaaggaaaattgtGACCTTCGAACAAGACGAGTTTCAAGGCGATCAAAGCGATCGTGATTGTTGGAGTTTCGAGTGCGATGAGTAATCAACGATGAAACTTCAAGTGAGACCATGCAAACTTATGAGTTCAGGGCTGAGCGCCCGTTTCATTATTcttctcaataaaaaatcgcttcgttttgttttttaccTCCAGCGGATCTTCGGCTTCATTTGGCTGGTTGCGATCGTTGGTGAATTCGTTGAAACTCGTGACCTTTTCAAGTTCGAGAGACCCTACAAGTATTACCGTCCGCGGTTTCGTGACCACCGGCAAACATCTGCGGCTCTTCGGAGACCATCGGTTCACGGACATCCGAAGAGAACTCTGTTCAAAAGTCCGCATTACTATCGACGCCAGCCACCGAGCAGTACTTGGtataaataagattttttgtTAACAACGTCAGAAGCAAATGATTGTATCGATTGAAGAGAATCGTCGCTGAAATCGGAGTCTTTTGGCCATGTTTCGCTGTCCATTTTCTAGGTTCTTTTGAATGTACACAAATAAATGTTTCTGTTTATAGTGACGGACAAATCAGACTCAAAATTTCGGAAACAAACATTTCGAAAGTCCAGAAAATTTCTATTCTTGCTAGAGTCATTTAACGAATGAGCAAACACTTAAGAGCTACGATTCACTGCCCCAATTTCTGGTACATGCAAAAAATGCCCCGATAAAATCAACTTCCTGTAAGAATAATGACCGTAGAGAGGCCACGCTTCTCGCGGAGTTTTAAAGTTTCTGGAAAGTTCGTCTTGgcgaaatttcgtttaaagaGAATGTGCACCTTTTTAATGTTCAGCTACTTTGCACGATTGTtttatttgcagtttgcacGGTTTATTGTTTTATGaatgcagagagagagagagagagagaaagactcATTCACGTTTTCTTAAGTCTATTTATATGCCTCGACAATCTGGAGCAACCTTCATGAAAGTAgcgaattcatttcgaacaaaaaggCGTTAAGATTCATCGGTTTTTCCGGAAAATTTCGAGCTTACGTGATCGGTTGTAAATGTCTACATACAGCGGCAAATTGACACTCGAATGATTAGTCACAACAACGATCATCACAGACTGAAACGCGAGGCTCAAAATGCCCCCCACAAAATCGTGTATCGAAGCCATTTTCAACGTATCGTTTCGCTCGTACCGaatcaaacgaattttctATCGAGAACGTATACAAACAAATTCAACGTCGTCCCACTCGAGTGCCCGCCATTTCCCGGTTCCGCCATAACGCATCGTTGAAAAGCGTTTCTGCCCTGATGAAGCGCCCGTATGTAGATGAACCCCATGTTTGATCAAAGAACTTTTAGCCTCGAGTGTTTTTACTCGCGGAAAGTTGCGCAGTGGATTGGCTCACGTGATAGCCCTTCTAACAATAGATCTTGCTTCCCAAGAGCCCTTGTATTTCCACTCACATTAACCCCCAACCCCCCTTTTCAAGCCACCGATAGACCAACCCTCTACTTCAACTTCCATGGCTACTGGGGTTCAACTATTGACGAAGCATCCAGTTTAGTGCTAAGTACTGTTCACTGTTAGTGGCCCAGTACAATGCAGCTCCCAATTGTTGAGTTGGTTTTATCAGGAATCATCCCGAAGTCATTGGGGATCGAGGTTTTCACCACTTTCGTAAAAATCCACCCTTTAATAGCAATTTCTTTGACGTTATCATTCACTATGTGTGACgagcaaatgaaatttcgtaaattttagttttttttttcatgaatattatCGACGAACTTTGTCATTTTCCCTTCATCGATCTCCTCAATGAAAGAAGATTTCGTTGTTTGAAGGAACGACGAGCAACGTTACCTCAATCCACCTGCTGAGAAGGATCCTTACACGatagaaattgaatttccaaagCGTTACAAAAGCGGCCAGAGAATAAAAGAGCATCGCAATCGCAATTACAGGCTGAGACCGGAACCGGATTATCATAGCGAGGAGGAAGATTATCTCG
The window above is part of the Venturia canescens isolate UGA chromosome 5, ASM1945775v1, whole genome shotgun sequence genome. Proteins encoded here:
- the LOC122410871 gene encoding uncharacterized protein isoform X2, yielding MKLQRIFGFIWLVAIVGEFVETRDLFKFERPYKYYRPRFRDHRQTSAALRRPSVHGHPKRTLFKSPHYYRRQPPSSTWLRPEPDYHSEEEDYLEDFEDEAMHLVRMGLRIKAIKGTNPNLRIKVSRDDRIENDVKPVKFVAAVPHLQYNDPPGFFHNFNRENSHNRMPVYFVTEFPEYFPGA
- the LOC122410871 gene encoding uncharacterized protein isoform X1, with amino-acid sequence MKLQRIFGFIWLVAIVGEFVETRDLFKFERPYKYYRPRFRDHRQTSAALRRPSVHGHPKRTLFKSPHYYRRQPPSSTWNDEQRYLNPPAEKDPYTIEIEFPKRYKSGQRIKEHRNRNYRLRPEPDYHSEEEDYLEDFEDEAMHLVRMGLRIKAIKGTNPNLRIKVSRDDRIENDVKPVKFVAAVPHLQYNDPPGFFHNFNRENSHNRMPVYFVTEFPEYFPGA